Within the Armatimonadota bacterium genome, the region GTCGCGGGGCCGCTGCTGGCCCGGTTGCGTCGCGCCCAGGTGCCACTGCCCGGTGGCTGCGACCTCGGCAGCCGGCCCGTGGACTTCCACCTCGCCGCGTTCGAGCGCCTGGGGGCGACCATCACCGTCGAGCACGGCTACATGAACGCCGAGGCCGAGCGCCTGCGCGGCGCCACCATCTACCAGGACGCCCGCGTACGCAGCATGGGCGCCACCATGAACACCATCATGGCCGCCACCCGGGCTGAGGGTGTAACCCTCATCCACAACGCCTCCTGCGAGCCCGAGGTGGTGGACCTGTGTCGCTTTATCACCGCCATGGGCGGGCGCATCGAAGGAGCGGGCACCACCACCGTTCGCGTCGAGGGCGTATCCGAGATGCGCGGCTGCGAGTTCCGCGCCAGCTGCGACCGCATCGAGGCCGGCA harbors:
- a CDS encoding UDP-N-acetylglucosamine 1-carboxyvinyltransferase (adds enolpyruvyl to UDP-N-acetylglucosamine as a component of cell wall formation; gram-positive bacteria have 2 copies of MurA which are active), whose amino-acid sequence is MPSHPDSIRITGGTRIEGRVTLDGSKNGSLPLLAAALLMDGECVIHNVPPVADVHAMIELLCALGMDAGLDDSGAARIRSGVALDPVAPLDLVRRMRASFWVAGPLLARLRRAQVPLPGGCDLGSRPVDFHLAAFERLGATITVEHGYMNAEAERLRGATIYQDARVRSMGATMNTIMAATRAEGVTLIHNASCEPEVVDLCRFITAMGGRIEGAGTTTVRVEGVSEMRGCEFRASCDRIEAG